Proteins encoded together in one Riemerella anatipestifer window:
- a CDS encoding HU family DNA-binding protein, with translation MPVKFKAIERGQPGVSGGGDKKWYASPNMSGEKTLTDLTKDIEKISTVSGADIRAVLYALVDVMQSSLANGQIVRLGELGSLRVSFSSEGKATEKEVTANAIKQAKVIFTPAKGIKDTLATLTYEKV, from the coding sequence ATGCCAGTAAAATTTAAAGCAATCGAAAGAGGTCAGCCCGGCGTAAGCGGTGGCGGCGACAAAAAATGGTACGCTTCTCCTAATATGAGTGGAGAGAAAACCCTAACCGATCTTACCAAAGACATAGAGAAAATCTCTACGGTAAGCGGAGCGGACATCAGAGCGGTACTCTACGCTTTAGTAGATGTGATGCAATCGTCCTTAGCTAATGGACAAATCGTTCGTTTAGGAGAATTGGGCAGTCTGCGAGTGAGCTTCAGTAGCGAGGGTAAAGCTACGGAGAAAGAAGTAACTGCTAATGCCATTAAACAAGCCAAAGTGATTTTCACTCCTGCCAAAGGAATAAAAGATACCTTAGCGACACTCACTTACGAGAAGGTTTAG
- the purH gene encoding bifunctional phosphoribosylaminoimidazolecarboxamide formyltransferase/IMP cyclohydrolase — translation MKKRALISVSDKTNLVEFATFLEQHNYQLISTGGTFKHLKEAGLSPIQIDEVTKFPEMLDGRVKTLHPKVHGGLLAVRSNPEHMSTVKDHGIELIDMVIVNLYPFFENVNKNISLDEKVEFIDIGGPSMLRSAAKNFNAVTVVTDVRDYARVQAEISEAGDTTLETRKTLAGKVFNLTSAYDAAISKMLLEEEYPEYLNASYQKVADLRYGENPHQSAAYYVSTTENGAMKDFEQLGGKELSFNNLRDMDLCWKVVNEFKNEKACCAVKHSTPCGVAIGETALDTYKKAFECDPVSIFGGIVAMNYKVDKDTAEELNKTFLEIVMATDFDAEALEVLSKKKNLRIIKIKNPISDSQVWVKIDGGMLVQNADDQFSDDIKTVTKVQPTEEQTKALLFSQRIVKYVKSNAIVVTNGTQALGVGGGQVNRIWATQQAIERAKEKFSGDLVLASDAFFPFRDVVDTCAKEGIKAIIQPGGSMRDDESIQAANEHNIPMLFTGMRHFFH, via the coding sequence TACGGGAGGCACATTTAAACATTTGAAGGAAGCTGGACTTTCTCCTATTCAGATAGATGAAGTTACAAAGTTCCCAGAAATGCTAGACGGTAGGGTAAAAACGCTACACCCAAAAGTACACGGAGGGCTTCTAGCCGTACGCTCTAACCCTGAACACATGAGTACTGTAAAGGACCACGGTATAGAGCTGATAGATATGGTAATAGTAAACCTCTACCCTTTCTTTGAGAATGTTAATAAAAACATTTCTTTAGACGAAAAGGTAGAGTTTATAGACATTGGTGGACCATCAATGCTTCGCTCGGCGGCTAAGAATTTTAATGCCGTTACCGTGGTTACCGATGTTAGGGACTATGCTAGAGTTCAAGCCGAAATTTCGGAAGCAGGCGATACAACTTTGGAAACCAGAAAAACATTAGCTGGAAAGGTATTTAACTTAACTTCGGCTTATGATGCTGCTATTTCTAAAATGCTTTTAGAGGAGGAATATCCAGAGTACCTTAATGCTTCGTATCAAAAGGTAGCCGATTTAAGATATGGCGAAAACCCTCATCAGTCAGCGGCTTACTATGTTTCTACTACCGAAAATGGAGCGATGAAAGATTTTGAACAATTAGGCGGTAAAGAACTTTCTTTTAACAATCTAAGAGATATGGATTTATGTTGGAAGGTGGTTAATGAGTTCAAAAATGAGAAAGCGTGTTGTGCCGTTAAGCATTCTACACCTTGTGGTGTTGCTATTGGAGAAACCGCTTTAGACACTTATAAAAAAGCATTTGAATGCGACCCTGTTTCCATCTTCGGAGGCATTGTAGCGATGAACTATAAGGTGGATAAAGACACAGCTGAAGAACTCAACAAAACTTTCCTAGAAATTGTAATGGCTACAGATTTTGATGCCGAAGCCCTAGAAGTATTGTCTAAAAAGAAAAATCTAAGAATTATCAAGATTAAAAATCCTATATCTGACAGCCAAGTGTGGGTGAAGATAGACGGTGGAATGTTGGTGCAAAACGCTGATGACCAATTCTCTGATGATATAAAAACGGTTACAAAAGTTCAGCCAACGGAAGAACAAACCAAGGCTCTGCTCTTTTCTCAAAGGATTGTGAAGTATGTAAAATCTAATGCCATCGTAGTTACCAACGGCACACAAGCCCTAGGCGTAGGCGGTGGACAAGTAAATAGAATATGGGCTACCCAACAAGCCATAGAACGAGCGAAAGAGAAATTTAGTGGAGATTTAGTTTTAGCTTCTGATGCTTTCTTCCCGTTTAGAGATGTGGTAGATACCTGTGCTAAAGAAGGTATAAAAGCCATTATACAACCTGGTGGAAGTATGAGAGATGACGAAAGCATACAAGCGGCTAATGAGCATAATATCCCAATGCTATTCACAGGAATGAGGCACTTTTTTCATTAA